The genomic window TGAAGAACAGTGTCCACGGACGTGGACACCTCACACGCGGGCGGTGAGCCAGTCGTCGATCCGCCCGAGGAGCTCCGTCTTCCGCCCGGCGCTCGCGAACGACCCCTCGACGGCGTTGCGGGCCAGCAGCGCGGCCGTCGTGTCGTCGGGGGCCACGGCGTCGAACGTGTCGCCCACGTACCCGCCGAAGTAGGCCGGGTCGTCGGAGTGCAGGCTGACCTTGAGCCCGGCGGCGAGCATCGCGGGCAGCGGGTGGTCGGCGAGGTCGTCGACGACCTTCAGCCGCAGGTTCGACAGCGGGCAGACGGTCAGCGGGACCGCCTCGCGCACCAGCCGCGCGACGAGACCGGGGTCGTCGAGGCAGCGCACGCCGTGGTCGACGCGCTCGACGCCCAGGTGGTCCAGGGCCTCGGTGACCGACGACGCGGGGGCCTCCTCCCCGGCGTGCGCGACGCGGTGCAGGCCCAGCTCGGCCGCCCGGGCGAACACGGCGGCGAACGGGGCGGGCGGGAACCCGACCTCGGCCGAGTCCAGGCCGACGCCCAGCAGCACGTCGAGCCGGTCGCGGGCCTGCTCCAGCGTC from Kineococcus rhizosphaerae includes these protein-coding regions:
- a CDS encoding adenosine deaminase, yielding MSRFTELPKAELHLHAEGTLEPELAFELARRNGVDLPFASVEDLRAAYDFTDLQSFLDLYYATTAVLRTRRDFHDLLWAYLERSAAQGLAHVEVFFDPQAHTPRGVAFTDVVDGLHDALTRAEAELGVTGGLILCFLRDRPVEEAARTLEQARDRLDVLLGVGLDSAEVGFPPAPFAAVFARAAELGLHRVAHAGEEAPASSVTEALDHLGVERVDHGVRCLDDPGLVARLVREAVPLTVCPLSNLRLKVVDDLADHPLPAMLAAGLKVSLHSDDPAYFGGYVGDTFDAVAPDDTTAALLARNAVEGSFASAGRKTELLGRIDDWLTARV